One Candidatus Culexarchaeum yellowstonense genomic region harbors:
- a CDS encoding 2-oxoacid:acceptor oxidoreductase subunit alpha gives MHGPFFMQGDEACAEGAIVAGCRVFAGYPITPSTEIAERLAARLPQVGGVFIQMEDELSSIALIIGASYAGAKVMTATSGPGMSLFMENIGLAFMTEAPIVIVNVMRGGPSTGQPTRASQGDVMQAKWGSHGDYEIIALSPFSVQEMFDLTIEAFNLAEKFRTPIILLADEIVGHMREKVIIKLPEEVEIVNRKKPLSKESFLPFKPDEDLVPPMACFGEGFKVHATGLTHDFSGFPSSVDPEVHWKLVKRLCDKIRLNSEKIIKVDERFMEDAEIVVVAYGAPARSSLRAVRIARERGLKVGLCRLITLWPFPQRKFLDYAKHAKAFIVVEMNYGQIVREVERCVQGKPVFFLPKMGGDPHTPNEILNLIYEVSGK, from the coding sequence TTGCATGGGCCTTTCTTTATGCAAGGTGACGAGGCTTGCGCCGAGGGAGCCATAGTTGCCGGTTGTAGAGTTTTTGCTGGTTATCCGATAACCCCCTCCACTGAGATTGCTGAAAGGCTTGCCGCTAGACTTCCACAAGTAGGTGGTGTATTCATACAAATGGAAGACGAGCTTTCCTCCATAGCGTTAATAATAGGGGCATCATATGCTGGAGCGAAAGTTATGACTGCCACAAGTGGTCCTGGTATGAGTTTATTCATGGAAAATATAGGATTAGCCTTTATGACTGAAGCACCAATAGTTATAGTTAACGTGATGCGCGGCGGACCAAGTACAGGCCAACCTACACGTGCAAGCCAGGGGGATGTGATGCAAGCTAAATGGGGGAGCCATGGTGATTATGAAATAATAGCATTATCACCCTTTTCTGTTCAAGAAATGTTTGATTTGACTATCGAAGCATTCAACTTAGCTGAAAAATTTAGAACCCCCATAATACTCTTAGCGGATGAAATTGTAGGTCATATGAGAGAGAAAGTTATTATAAAATTACCTGAAGAAGTTGAAATAGTCAATCGCAAAAAACCTCTATCAAAAGAGTCATTTTTACCTTTCAAACCAGATGAAGATCTAGTACCCCCAATGGCATGTTTTGGTGAAGGATTCAAAGTTCATGCTACTGGTTTAACTCATGATTTCAGTGGCTTTCCCTCTTCAGTTGATCCTGAAGTGCATTGGAAATTGGTTAAGAGACTATGTGACAAGATACGATTAAACTCTGAGAAAATCATAAAAGTTGATGAAAGATTTATGGAAGACGCTGAAATTGTTGTCGTAGCTTATGGTGCACCTGCTAGATCATCCTTAAGAGCTGTACGTATCGCTAGGGAAAGAGGATTAAAAGTTGGTTTATGTAGACTGATAACATTATGGCCCTTTCCACAACGTAAATTCCTTGATTATGCAAAGCATGCCAAAGCCTTCATAGTAGTTGAGATGAATTATGGTCAGATAGTTAGGGAGGTTGAAAGATGCGTTCAAGGGAAACCGGTCTTCTTCCTCCCAAAGATGGGAGGGGATCCTCATACGCCTAATGAAATATTGAATTTAATTTATGAGGTGAGTGGGAAATGA
- the hisS gene encoding histidine--tRNA ligase, whose product MSEGGFKVLRGLRDLLPEDVEKLKYVSSVIREIFKLYGYQEIITPTIEAFSLFEKKAGEELRHRMYKFTDLGGREVALRPEMTPSVARFYINHMLSHQKPIRLGYIANCFRYDEPQHGRYREFWQGGFELIGSSNPEADVEILNIANTLMKRLKFSDYYLKLNHVGIIKGILTHEKVPESVQNRILGLFDKSRYDEAMHLLKSSNVTDECLNTIKEVISLKGSDVNQIINSVEQYICKYPLAMEARSNLKEILSLLDRSELKIPILLDLGFARGLEYYTGIIFECFSSKNNKLALGGGGRYDNLIELFGGPPTPAVGYAPGIDRIILALNEEKIELNIEKHKKTIVISLSREFIHHAIKMASILRESGIPTEVEVMGRDLKKALSYANSRNFDYAIIIGSIEVNEGRITLKDLNKGEQYKMSIEETINMIKTS is encoded by the coding sequence ATGAGTGAGGGGGGTTTTAAGGTTCTTAGGGGATTACGGGATTTACTTCCTGAAGACGTTGAAAAATTAAAATATGTTAGTTCGGTTATAAGGGAGATATTTAAACTATACGGGTATCAAGAAATAATAACTCCTACAATAGAGGCCTTTTCCCTCTTTGAAAAAAAGGCGGGAGAAGAACTTAGACATAGAATGTATAAATTCACTGATTTAGGAGGTAGAGAAGTTGCATTAAGGCCAGAAATGACACCTTCCGTTGCAAGATTCTACATAAATCACATGCTTTCACACCAGAAACCCATTAGGTTAGGGTATATAGCAAACTGCTTTAGATATGATGAACCTCAGCATGGCAGGTATAGAGAGTTTTGGCAGGGGGGATTTGAACTAATAGGCTCCTCAAATCCAGAAGCGGATGTTGAAATATTAAACATTGCAAATACCCTTATGAAACGCTTGAAATTTTCAGATTACTATCTAAAACTAAATCATGTTGGGATTATAAAAGGAATTTTAACTCACGAGAAGGTACCAGAAAGCGTTCAAAATAGAATATTGGGATTATTTGATAAATCAAGATACGATGAAGCAATGCACCTTTTAAAGTCAAGCAACGTGACTGATGAATGCTTAAACACCATTAAAGAAGTAATAAGCTTGAAGGGGAGTGATGTAAATCAAATAATTAATAGTGTTGAACAGTACATATGTAAGTATCCTCTTGCAATGGAGGCGCGCTCAAACCTAAAAGAAATACTTAGCTTATTAGATAGATCTGAACTAAAAATACCAATACTTCTAGATTTAGGATTTGCAAGAGGACTAGAGTATTACACCGGAATAATTTTTGAATGTTTTTCATCTAAAAATAATAAGCTTGCTTTAGGGGGTGGCGGAAGATACGATAATTTAATAGAACTGTTTGGCGGTCCCCCAACACCAGCCGTTGGCTATGCTCCAGGAATTGACAGGATAATATTAGCATTAAATGAGGAAAAAATAGAATTGAATATTGAAAAACATAAAAAAACTATAGTTATTTCACTTTCACGAGAATTCATACATCATGCCATAAAAATGGCATCGATACTAAGAGAATCAGGAATTCCAACAGAGGTAGAAGTAATGGGTAGAGATTTGAAGAAAGCTTTATCATACGCAAATTCAAGAAACTTTGATTATGCTATAATAATTGGCAGTATTGAAGTGAATGAGGGGAGGATAACATTAAAAGACCTTAATAAGGGAGAGCAGTACAAAATGAGCATAGAAGAAACTATTAATATGATAAAGACTTCTTAA
- a CDS encoding UbiA family prenyltransferase encodes MRKILAYIKIIRPVNSIMMGLGVAFSEIIALKSLPSIKTLLYGFSSGFFLTSASMIINDIYDREIDLINAPNRPIPSGLISVKEAWIYGILLISAGMISAYLINTYCFMIALVSSLISLTYNMRFKKYGLIGNFMVSFCVAMPFLFGNYAVFGKSILLNIFSLAAFLVNTGREIVKGIADVEGDEKRDVRSIARTYGTRAAVFVAIVFFIIAIPIVFIPVIYSWVSFNYLLIIIFPVIGLLYESYKLLRECDVDSALKSKKRVLIYMFLALIAILVGGYYE; translated from the coding sequence TTGAGAAAAATATTGGCTTATATTAAGATAATAAGGCCTGTAAATTCAATAATGATGGGACTTGGTGTAGCATTTAGTGAAATTATCGCGCTGAAATCCCTTCCTTCAATAAAGACATTATTGTATGGTTTTAGCTCAGGATTTTTCTTAACATCAGCATCCATGATTATTAATGATATTTACGATCGAGAAATTGACCTTATAAATGCTCCAAATAGACCTATCCCAAGCGGGTTGATATCGGTCAAGGAGGCTTGGATTTATGGTATACTATTAATTTCGGCTGGGATGATTTCAGCATACTTAATAAACACGTACTGTTTTATGATAGCATTAGTTTCTTCGCTTATATCATTAACGTATAATATGCGCTTTAAAAAGTATGGACTGATAGGGAATTTCATGGTTAGTTTTTGTGTGGCAATGCCCTTCCTTTTCGGGAATTATGCTGTTTTTGGGAAAAGTATTTTACTGAATATTTTCTCGTTAGCAGCATTTCTTGTAAATACTGGAAGGGAAATAGTAAAGGGAATAGCTGATGTTGAAGGTGATGAAAAAAGAGATGTACGATCAATTGCACGTACATATGGGACCAGAGCCGCAGTGTTTGTTGCCATCGTCTTTTTCATAATTGCAATACCAATAGTGTTTATACCAGTCATATACTCATGGGTTTCCTTCAACTACCTATTGATAATTATTTTTCCAGTAATTGGGTTGCTTTACGAGTCGTATAAACTGTTAAGGGAATGTGACGTAGACTCTGCCTTGAAAAGTAAAAAGAGAGTATTGATATATATGTTTTTAGCTTTAATTGCAATACTTGTAGGTGGATACTATGAGTGA
- the endA gene encoding tRNA-intron lyase, whose protein sequence is MDIETPIAILVNDKTVIYGKDAENLWKMGFYGEIREEVLTLLPVETLYLVENGKIRVCLSKDRFLSFNELLHYFLKYDPEVWIKYIIYSDLRRKGYIVKSGFGGISFRVYEKGAEVGKSPANIIVYGVIEGKPIGLNELKEIVSTAKSLKKEMVLAIVNGQCEVAYYKVSEVFT, encoded by the coding sequence ATGGATATTGAAACGCCAATTGCCATTCTGGTTAATGATAAAACCGTGATATACGGTAAGGATGCTGAAAATTTATGGAAGATGGGATTTTATGGAGAAATTCGTGAAGAAGTATTAACTTTACTTCCTGTTGAAACTTTATATCTTGTTGAAAATGGGAAAATAAGGGTTTGTTTAAGTAAAGATAGATTCTTGTCCTTTAACGAATTATTACATTACTTCTTAAAGTACGATCCTGAAGTATGGATAAAATACATAATATATTCGGACCTCCGTAGAAAGGGATATATAGTGAAGAGTGGATTTGGAGGAATATCTTTTAGAGTGTATGAAAAGGGGGCTGAAGTTGGAAAGAGTCCTGCAAACATTATAGTATACGGGGTTATTGAGGGGAAACCTATAGGTTTAAATGAATTGAAAGAGATCGTATCGACGGCGAAGAGTTTAAAAAAGGAAATGGTGTTGGCAATAGTTAATGGACAATGTGAAGTTGCATACTACAAAGTAAGCGAGGTGTTTACTTGA
- the hycI gene encoding hydrogenase maturation peptidase HycI: MGNINKAEEIFTGIYKFLEGFRKVVIMGIGNELRGDDAAGLKVIELLSKRISGYNDAHDLNSVILLNCSVIPENFLGKVETISPSHVIIIDAVEMQKQPGTIGLFRKGDLLHSATISTHNISPEILFTYLEEIVGAKVLLIGIQPKILDFYEGLSQEVYNSVELITDIVWRVITYEGAT, translated from the coding sequence ATGGGGAATATAAATAAAGCTGAAGAAATCTTTACGGGTATATATAAATTTCTTGAGGGATTTAGAAAAGTAGTTATCATGGGCATTGGAAATGAGTTAAGAGGAGATGATGCGGCTGGTTTAAAGGTAATTGAACTATTGAGCAAGAGAATTAGTGGGTACAATGATGCACACGACCTTAACTCAGTTATATTATTGAATTGCAGTGTAATCCCTGAAAACTTTCTTGGTAAGGTTGAAACAATATCCCCTTCTCACGTAATTATAATTGACGCTGTGGAAATGCAGAAACAACCTGGCACTATTGGGTTATTTAGAAAGGGGGATCTTCTACATTCAGCAACAATATCGACACACAATATTTCCCCTGAAATACTATTTACATATCTTGAGGAAATTGTTGGGGCGAAAGTTTTATTGATAGGTATTCAACCTAAAATTCTAGATTTTTATGAGGGGCTGTCGCAAGAGGTGTATAATTCTGTCGAGCTTATTACAGACATCGTATGGAGGGTAATAACATATGAGGGTGCTACCTAG
- the mtnA gene encoding S-methyl-5-thioribose-1-phosphate isomerase, producing MRVLPRTITWEDGIVKIVDQTLLPKKLKIIECRTADEILDAIKSMKIRGAPAIGVAAAMALSMVAKQNEKEDKQILINRIYETINKIKNSRPTARNLFWAVERIIRVIDVKKDSIQIANDIINEALRMAEEDVLTNMKIGEIGEKLINDGDNILTYCNAGTFATVYYGTALGIIRSAWRNNKKIHVFVAETRPQLQGARITAFELKAEGIPLTLITDNMIGFLMQRNKIDKVFVGADRILSDGTVYNKIGTYTIAILSKVHNIPFYVAAPSTTFDLQSKIDDIKIEERSADEVVKVLSKYRIAPKGIKALNYAFDMTPPSYVTGIITEKGIILPPFNENIPKTIKGYDNSYPN from the coding sequence ATGAGGGTGCTACCTAGAACTATAACTTGGGAAGATGGCATTGTAAAAATAGTTGATCAAACATTACTACCAAAAAAACTTAAAATAATAGAGTGTAGGACGGCAGACGAAATATTGGATGCCATTAAAAGTATGAAGATAAGGGGGGCACCAGCCATAGGGGTTGCAGCGGCTATGGCACTTTCCATGGTAGCTAAACAAAACGAAAAAGAAGACAAGCAAATCCTCATAAACAGAATATATGAAACCATAAATAAAATAAAAAATTCAAGACCAACTGCCAGAAACCTTTTCTGGGCAGTTGAAAGAATTATTAGAGTTATAGATGTAAAGAAGGATTCCATCCAGATCGCAAATGATATTATTAATGAAGCTTTAAGGATGGCTGAAGAAGATGTTTTAACAAATATGAAAATAGGGGAAATTGGTGAAAAGCTAATTAACGATGGAGATAATATATTAACCTACTGTAATGCTGGAACTTTTGCAACGGTTTATTATGGTACTGCCCTCGGAATTATAAGATCAGCATGGAGGAATAATAAAAAAATACATGTTTTCGTTGCTGAAACAAGGCCTCAGCTTCAGGGTGCAAGGATAACGGCCTTCGAATTAAAAGCTGAAGGAATACCATTAACACTAATAACAGACAACATGATAGGCTTCTTAATGCAGAGAAATAAAATAGATAAAGTCTTTGTAGGCGCTGATAGAATACTAAGCGATGGGACTGTATACAACAAAATAGGAACATACACTATTGCCATACTCTCTAAAGTTCACAATATACCATTTTACGTGGCTGCTCCGTCTACAACGTTCGACTTACAATCAAAGATAGATGATATAAAGATAGAGGAGAGGAGTGCTGATGAAGTTGTCAAAGTATTGTCAAAATACCGTATAGCTCCAAAGGGTATAAAGGCATTAAACTATGCATTTGACATGACACCTCCTAGCTACGTGACTGGCATAATAACTGAGAAAGGGATAATATTACCCCCATTTAATGAAAACATACCCAAAACAATAAAAGGATACGATAACTCTTACCCCAATTAA
- a CDS encoding UPF0147 family protein — protein sequence MLESKVQQAIALLQSIVNDTGVPRNIRGAANNAIKMLQNEKLSLGVRAANAINILEDISQDPNMPLHTRVRLWSIISVLETIKD from the coding sequence ATGCTTGAAAGCAAAGTTCAGCAGGCTATAGCATTGTTACAGTCAATAGTAAATGATACAGGAGTTCCAAGAAATATTAGAGGTGCTGCAAACAATGCCATAAAAATGTTACAAAATGAAAAACTAAGTTTAGGAGTTAGGGCTGCTAACGCTATTAATATATTGGAAGATATATCACAAGATCCGAATATGCCGCTTCATACAAGAGTCAGGTTATGGAGCATAATATCTGTGCTGGAAACAATAAAAGATTAA
- a CDS encoding TCP-1/cpn60 chaperonin family protein, translated as MTAYGGQPVLLLKEGTSRTVGRDALRANIMAARILAETVRTSLGPKGMDKMLVDSFGDITITNDGATILKEMDVQHPAAKMMVEISKAQDDEVGDGTTTAVVLAGELLKQAEELLLQDIHPTIIMDGYKKGMEKAMEILDEIAEKVNPLDKEMLRRVGKTTLASKTLVIAALEKLIDIAIEAMLQVAETKDGKMVADVDDVKIEKKEGGTLSDTTLVYGVVLDKEVVHPGMPKRVEKAKIALLNCPLEIEKTEISAKINITNPQQMRAFLDQETEILRKMVDKIRSVGANVVFCQKGIDDVAQHFLAKYGILAARRIKESDMAKLAKATKAKIITSIEDITEEDLGYAELVEERRVGEDKMIFVEGCKNPKSVSILIRGGSKHIMDEAERSFHDILCVIRNILQEPKVVAGGGAVEIEVAQRIRKWAKTLKGKEQLAALRFADAVEAIPVTLAENAGLDPVDILVELKARHDKGEKWAGVDVIQGKVSNTWELEIIEPLVVKKQIIKSATEAAIMILRIDDVIAAAPPSAEKEKKGEKETE; from the coding sequence ATGACTGCTTATGGTGGCCAACCAGTATTATTACTTAAGGAGGGAACCTCAAGAACTGTTGGTAGAGACGCTCTAAGGGCCAATATCATGGCTGCAAGAATATTAGCTGAAACCGTTAGAACTTCGCTTGGTCCTAAGGGTATGGATAAGATGCTTGTTGACAGTTTTGGTGATATTACTATAACTAATGATGGTGCTACTATTCTTAAGGAGATGGACGTTCAGCATCCAGCTGCAAAGATGATGGTGGAAATATCAAAGGCTCAAGATGATGAAGTTGGTGATGGAACAACAACAGCAGTAGTACTCGCAGGAGAACTACTAAAACAAGCAGAAGAATTGCTTCTGCAAGACATTCACCCAACAATAATAATGGACGGATATAAGAAGGGCATGGAGAAGGCAATGGAAATACTTGATGAAATAGCAGAAAAGGTTAACCCATTGGATAAGGAGATGCTTAGAAGAGTAGGAAAGACAACTTTAGCAAGCAAAACGCTGGTAATAGCTGCACTAGAAAAATTAATAGATATAGCAATAGAAGCTATGCTTCAAGTTGCAGAAACAAAAGATGGAAAGATGGTTGCCGATGTAGACGATGTGAAAATTGAAAAGAAAGAAGGGGGGACGCTAAGCGATACTACTTTGGTTTATGGTGTTGTGTTGGATAAGGAGGTTGTTCATCCCGGAATGCCCAAGAGGGTAGAGAAAGCTAAAATTGCACTGCTTAATTGTCCATTGGAAATTGAAAAGACAGAGATAAGTGCAAAAATAAACATTACGAACCCACAACAAATGAGGGCATTCCTAGATCAAGAAACAGAGATTCTTAGGAAGATGGTTGATAAGATTAGGAGTGTTGGTGCTAATGTTGTTTTCTGTCAGAAGGGGATTGATGATGTTGCCCAACACTTCCTAGCAAAATACGGAATTCTAGCAGCAAGAAGAATAAAAGAATCAGACATGGCTAAATTGGCTAAAGCAACCAAAGCAAAAATAATTACCAGCATTGAAGACATTACAGAAGAAGATTTGGGGTATGCTGAGCTTGTGGAAGAGAGAAGAGTTGGAGAAGATAAAATGATTTTTGTTGAGGGTTGTAAGAATCCTAAGTCTGTGAGCATACTAATAAGAGGAGGATCAAAGCATATTATGGATGAAGCTGAAAGATCTTTCCATGATATTCTCTGCGTTATAAGGAATATATTGCAAGAACCAAAAGTCGTTGCTGGTGGAGGAGCTGTTGAAATAGAAGTAGCCCAAAGAATAAGAAAGTGGGCGAAAACGTTAAAAGGAAAAGAACAACTTGCTGCACTTAGATTTGCTGATGCAGTTGAAGCAATTCCAGTAACATTAGCGGAAAATGCAGGTCTAGACCCTGTGGATATACTTGTAGAGCTTAAAGCAAGACATGATAAAGGTGAAAAATGGGCTGGTGTGGACGTCATTCAGGGAAAAGTTTCAAACACATGGGAACTAGAGATAATAGAACCATTGGTTGTGAAGAAACAGATAATAAAGTCTGCAACGGAAGCTGCGATTATGATACTCAGAATAGATGATGTAATAGCAGCTGCACCACCAAGTGCAGAAAAGGAAAAGAAAGGAGAAAAAGAAACTGAATAA
- a CDS encoding TCP-1/cpn60 chaperonin family protein yields MAASSGGKIATLGEIGGVPVLILKEGTTRTAGKEALRANIMAARAVAEILKTSLGPKGMDKMLVDSLGDITITNDGATILKEMDVQHPAAKMMVEISKAQDDEVGDGTTTAVVLAGELLKQAEELLLQDIHPTIIMDGYKKGMEKAMEILDEIAEKVNPLDKEMLRRVGKTTLASKTLVIAALEKLIDIAIEAMLQVAETKDGKMVADVDDVKIEKKEGGTLSDTTLVYGVVLDKEVVHPGMPKRVEKAKIALLNCPLEIEKTEISAKINITNPQQMRAFLDQETEILRKMVDKIRSVGANVVFCQKGIDDVAQHFLAKYGILAARRIKKSDMEKLARATGGKIVTNIEDLTEKDLGYAELVEQRKVAEEKMIFVEGCKNPKSVSILIRGGLERFVDEAERSLKDALYVVADVIKEPRILAGGGAPELEVSKELKEYAASVGGREQLAIEAFANALEVIPRTLAENAGLDPIEILTELRALHADPKNLWYGVNVYEGKPKDMLKENVLEPLIVKLNAIKTAVEEASFILRIDDIVAAARTEAGKEKGKTPSEEKSESEFE; encoded by the coding sequence GTGGCAGCAAGTTCTGGGGGAAAAATTGCTACTCTAGGAGAAATAGGAGGAGTCCCTGTCTTAATATTGAAAGAAGGCACTACTAGAACTGCTGGTAAAGAAGCCTTGAGGGCCAATATCATGGCTGCAAGGGCAGTGGCAGAAATATTAAAAACTTCGCTTGGTCCTAAGGGTATGGATAAGATGCTTGTTGACAGTCTCGGGGACATCACCATAACTAATGATGGTGCTACTATTCTTAAGGAGATGGACGTTCAGCATCCAGCTGCAAAGATGATGGTGGAAATATCAAAGGCTCAAGATGATGAAGTTGGTGATGGAACAACAACAGCAGTAGTACTCGCAGGAGAACTACTAAAACAAGCAGAAGAATTGCTTCTGCAAGACATTCACCCAACAATAATAATGGACGGATATAAGAAGGGCATGGAGAAGGCAATGGAAATACTTGATGAAATAGCAGAAAAGGTTAACCCATTGGATAAGGAGATGCTTAGAAGAGTAGGAAAGACAACTTTAGCAAGCAAAACGCTGGTAATAGCTGCACTAGAAAAATTAATAGATATAGCAATAGAAGCTATGCTTCAAGTTGCAGAAACAAAAGATGGAAAGATGGTTGCCGATGTAGACGATGTGAAAATTGAAAAGAAAGAAGGGGGGACGCTAAGCGATACTACTTTGGTTTATGGTGTTGTGTTGGATAAGGAGGTTGTTCATCCCGGAATGCCCAAGAGGGTAGAGAAAGCTAAAATTGCACTGCTTAATTGTCCATTGGAAATTGAAAAGACAGAGATAAGTGCAAAAATAAACATTACGAACCCACAACAAATGAGGGCATTCCTAGATCAAGAAACAGAGATTCTTAGGAAGATGGTTGATAAGATTAGGAGTGTTGGTGCTAATGTTGTTTTCTGTCAGAAGGGGATTGATGATGTTGCCCAACACTTCCTAGCAAAATACGGAATTCTAGCAGCAAGAAGAATAAAGAAATCAGACATGGAGAAACTAGCAAGAGCAACTGGTGGCAAAATAGTTACAAATATTGAAGATCTCACTGAAAAAGATTTGGGGTATGCTGAGCTTGTGGAGCAGAGGAAGGTAGCCGAAGAAAAGATGATTTTTGTTGAGGGTTGTAAGAATCCTAAGTCTGTGAGCATACTAATAAGAGGGGGACTTGAAAGATTCGTGGATGAAGCTGAAAGATCCTTGAAAGATGCACTTTACGTCGTAGCCGACGTCATAAAAGAACCAAGAATACTTGCTGGCGGAGGAGCCCCTGAATTAGAAGTTTCAAAAGAACTCAAAGAGTACGCTGCATCCGTTGGTGGTAGAGAACAGCTGGCCATAGAAGCATTTGCAAATGCTTTAGAAGTCATACCAAGAACATTAGCAGAAAACGCTGGACTTGACCCTATAGAAATCTTAACAGAACTAAGGGCATTGCATGCTGATCCGAAGAATCTGTGGTATGGTGTCAATGTATATGAGGGAAAGCCAAAGGATATGTTGAAAGAAAACGTTTTAGAACCATTAATAGTCAAATTGAATGCCATAAAAACGGCTGTTGAAGAAGCAAGCTTCATTCTTAGAATTGATGACATAGTTGCTGCTGCAAGAACCGAAGCTGGGAAAGAAAAAGGAAAAACTCCAAGTGAAGAGAAAAGCGAAAGTGAATTTGAATAA
- a CDS encoding CDP-2,3-bis-(O-geranylgeranyl)-sn-glycerol synthase, whose product MIKELIEEIAACIWKILPAYIANASPLLVTRNRKGHPLDFNKKFIDKRPILGSGKTIEGFIAGIVTGSIIGVLQTPDNLIRAFTLSLGAMLGDSMGSFIKRRFNIERGKPAPLLDQVMFILVAMLLSYKFETYTLQDMVVIIAITIPLHVVTNKIAYILGIKKVPW is encoded by the coding sequence ATGATAAAGGAATTAATTGAGGAAATTGCTGCATGTATCTGGAAAATATTACCTGCATATATTGCGAATGCTAGCCCCCTACTAGTAACTAGAAATAGGAAAGGTCACCCATTAGATTTTAATAAAAAGTTTATCGATAAGAGACCAATTCTCGGTTCTGGAAAAACTATTGAAGGATTTATCGCTGGAATCGTGACGGGGAGCATTATTGGTGTATTACAAACACCAGATAATTTAATTAGAGCATTTACATTATCTTTAGGAGCGATGCTGGGCGATTCGATGGGTTCATTTATAAAAAGAAGGTTTAATATAGAAAGAGGGAAGCCTGCCCCACTTCTAGATCAAGTAATGTTTATCCTGGTTGCCATGTTATTATCATACAAATTTGAGACATATACGTTACAAGATATGGTTGTTATAATAGCGATTACTATACCTTTACATGTAGTCACCAATAAAATTGCATATATCCTAGGCATAAAGAAGGTTCCATGGTAA